The DNA segment atgtccaagaaagacaacctgtttcagccaaaactcacatttcgacagtttagcatacagtttctcggctCTTAAAGTTTTCAATACCGTTCTTAGatgttcagaatgatcaatcaaattctttgaatatatcagaatatcatcaataaagataatcacaaaatcatcgagatacttctgaaatacacggttcattAAAGCCATaaatacagctggagcattcgtcaaaccaaacggcataactataaactcataatggccatacctggttctgaacgcagtcttaggaatatcagaatccctaactctcagctgatggtatccagatctcagatcgatcttggaatacacagaagaaccctgcaactgatcaaataaatcatcaatacgaggcaaagggtatttgttctttaccgtagccttgttcagttgccggtagtcaatgcacaatctcattgaaccatctttctttctaacaaacagtactggagctccccaaggagaaacactgggccgaatgtatcccttggccagtaaatcttctaactgttccttcaattctttcagttcaactggtgtcattcgataaggtgcttttgaaatcggtgcagttcctggcATCAATTCTATGTTGAAGTCAATCTtacgatacggaggtaatcctggaatctcatccagAAAtacgtccgcaaattcactaaccactggcaagtcagccaggtTCAGGCTAGTTTCAACAAATccactgcataaacaagaaatccctccgctcctttctgcaaaagtcgggtcatagataatacagaaataagaggaatcttagcacgtgaacccttaccatagaacttccattctccagccatctcaagtctgaatctcactacctTCTGAAAGAAAtcgacggtagctctgtacttattcagcatatcaatcccaataatacaatcaaaatcagacataccaagtacaaaacaatcgatctcaatctcattaccctcatactgtagtacacaattctttactatctgaatcgagataagacccctccccaaaggagaagaaacagatactacaactggtaatgactcaacaggcaaagaatgcaatgcaacaaatttggcagataGAAACATAtgggatgcaccggtatcaaacaacacataagcagaataaccagaaatagaacagttacctgcaatcacatcatcaggtgctccctgtgcctgctcctcagtcaaagcaaagacatgagcctgctgtctctgagGCTGATTGCCTGCCTGACTTCCACCTGGtcgagtctgctgctgtggaTGTGCTGGCTGaaaagaatgaacagaagaggcctgtcttccaggttgagccactgatcgtgatgactctgcacctcttgCCTGTCCAGTAtttctctgaggacacacccttgcaaaatgacccgtctgttggcatatatggcacctcccagatacacctcggcactgatcggttggatgatttccaccacaactgttgcagaacactcctgacttctgcttcgtaccactggaactcgaagaactgctcccagacttcttaaactgttttcctcttGCTTGCAAGAACCctttctttccactgctactaccacctTCAAATCGAAAAGGTTGCTGTtgcggagttggagctgcaggttgtgactgtctcggaggttgTGCGGTATACGAAGCTtctcgctgctgtatcaaaccagcttccgctcccttggcactgttcaaggcatcagcaaaggtattcggtcgccttgtattcaccagtgtaaaaacatccggactcaggccattgataaactgatcagccatagcctcgtcactgtcagcaacatgtggagcaaaacgtagcaatgtagagaattttgcaacgtagtcttcgatattcaaattcccctgtttcagatttgcaaactcagcccctttatccttgcggtaagacacaggaaagaagcgttggtagaactcagttttgaagacattccaagtcagtacagttcctctacgctccaaagctcTTTTTgtagtgaaccaccagctcttcgcaacttCATGCAACTCGTGCCCAATCAATCTAACTCTCCGTTCATCCccgtagtcaagtgaatcaaatagcatctccatatcatcaagccatccctTGCATTCAACAGCATTTTCTGTAcctttcaaagtaggcggcttgtaggattggaAACGTTTCAGAagtgtttccataggagttgttgtcatatcagtcatatctcttgacgtacttccctgttcattactcggcaCTGCAGTAGCTCGAGGCACTATCGGTGTAAcaactgtcggtggagtatgaactgtctgttctggtagagaaataggaacatggggtctcagaggaggtcggcctggtcttcgagacatatctgattatcaacatGGTTagaataccaaatcatcaaattatctcagtcctcctctgatcatcttacctctgatcaagactcggttctgattcaatcttaaataaataatcataatcttcaaataaaacatgcttccaatcaattcagataatcaggtagcatgtcataattcatcaggatacatgcctctatcagttcagatattccaataagcatgcatctttaatcatcgtaatcatactttcaaataaaataaatacaacatcttgtaataaaatacttgaaattaaatcatgctagcatttaaaacatgtaattcaatcacgtaattaaatcatagcatgataaaaaaaaacataaataagtaaggcagaagactcgatctaccccactcactatctatctaagtccagaatgttcttgctctgataccacctgttgtgatgacccgagttctaatctctcaataaacatataatagacaagtatcaatgtctaaacaaaagaataaaaaaatttttttttttttaaataaattgccctgcgcacgcgcgggcatcacccctcgcgcgcgcgcaagccaGTGGGACCGAGGCCCCCTGGCTTGGCCCGCACGCGCGcgagcagtagctcgcccgtgcgcaggccaatcgGCCAGAAATTTGGCTGCACTCTGCTGCTGTTCAAAAATTGAGTTCATGCATCCCTttgattcaagatcatctcCTACCAAGGTATAGACATGGTATAATCAATAGCAACATCTATCATGCTATTCAAGGAATACAATTAGATCACTCCAAGGCCTTAAAACATAACCAAGATGCATCAAGATACACAAGAAGCTATATACAATTCAAGTTCATGATACATCATATTGATTCAAGGATTTATATATCTATTCAATCCCAACTACAACAAACAAGACTACAACATCATCATaatcaagtcttggtacaaatatCTAAACCATAATCATGTTTAAGGCTCCATTTCACTACAAGACAGCTCGTAATCATCTAAACTCGAATCATCACGCTATGTTCATCTCATTCCTTGTTCTTCATgtacgcctttgcccggttccactccctcctattgcaatgacacatacaacaagacaatagccggataactccggtgagaaatagatttcccagtaaaagcaactaaacatgcataacaacatatatcaagatcatgatataaaagtaagtacaatgcatgttttcaaaacaaggttcatttcgtcattcgtcaattgggatcccgagaagtagatatcataactaatccaccgactctcccgatcgaggtggggttacttatctttcttctctagactttgaagcaatcatatatgcaaatcagacgctaggctaaaacaaccacccaggccatacatatacaattcctcaaatcgtctattcgaacgttttcgttcatttcaaaatcaaagaataagtcttcaagatgaatgcaacatatatcatcatcaaggcattcataacatcaaaacttattcaacaactcaaataaaaacacataagagcaattaagcaaacaagtatgtgatttaggggaactcgatacaaaccatctcgagttgtagtcccaatcaaatagtagtccacttttacctttcaaatgtggtgtttaggatgtcttcaaacttgtcaaagtctgtacaAGATCAACCACCAAGActatatcaaaatctgctcaatatcaaccccaaacttcaacaagaatttcaaaggcaaactctaccaaccttgttctattgTTTATCGGTTTTGGAGTTGacgttcttgagttgatatgcccTGTTCAACCACTGAAATGATAGCATAACAATCAAGGAACCATTAACTAATATCTCAACAACTTCTAAATGCAAGAATAGTAACAAAACACTTCAATTCACGAGTTCAACGGCATATCGGTAGTACTTAGGCGATTCCGAACTCAATACAACATTTCTAATATGAACATCAGCTGTTAAAACTTCAAGATCAACAGAACAGCAGATATATATAGATCAAATCATAATTGGGAATCacaagaacatgatatacaactccatcttcaacccaacttcaagattatACAAGATAGAATCTCAACACCACAATTTCAtaacaacatctgatatctgtccatttcaaaatctcaaaccccaaagaacaaagaggaaacttacatcaaatcgaaggtcatcttgcgaggattccagaacatctttcggaatcgaaaacggataaccgtagctcaagatatcacaatttgaaagatgaagaaaagTTTGGAAAATTCTGCTCTCGGTTCTTCCTTTTTCCTTGTCTGAATTTTCTGATGGAATATAGTGTAGTACACGTGAACATGCTGaggaataacaagtgtccagctcaaaataatgattttgcactttggcccctcaactatgcaataattgcaattcagcccTCACATTCTCatgttattcaatttcaatcctaatcaatttaagaatattagaatttgaatcaaaactccaaatattcccaaattaattattctcggattaaaattaaataattttgggcgTTACATATCGTcttttacctcttctttgattcCGACGTAGCTTCCAATCTCGATCAAGCTACAACAATAAGaatttccaaatcaaaattctattTCAATCGAAATTCGACGATGAAGGTAACTCAATACCAAACCTCAATCAACCCTTcgacgattcgaattctgtaaATTCTGAACTCCACAATCTTCAgtcaaatctgtacggagataaaatacaatccaatatcaatcaaTATAATTCAAATCAATCCCAAAACGCATTCAAACTCCTAAATTCTGAGatttcaaaccggcggcataacggctataatctgatcatcCGAAATCACAGACAACAATATATCAATCCAATCAAACTCCTAACAACAataaatcaacaagaacaactccaaaattcaaaaaaattcaataccccatttttgaatttatgcctaaaaattcataacaaatccgaatgaCATTatttttccgatccgactttGAATATACAATCTATGCTAGATCAAGCACTCTTTATCCGAATTTCATCTAATCTAACGGCATCCAAAAATTGACATAAAgccgatcgaagaaaaacttacggtataacggagctctctaAGTCGTGATCGCGAATCTTCCTTCGGATTAAATTTTTACTGGACGGATAGAGTGGAACAAAAATATAAGAGCTTGAAGATCTCGTTCTTgagcttcaatggagggagaatGCATGGAGAAGGAAAAGAAGGAGAAGGGAAATGAATACCAAGTCAACCAAGTCCAAGATAATATATACAATCTCatttttgcactttggtccttaaattcttcaaaaattacaaatcggTCTTTgaacaaatataaaataaatcctCAAATTCCCTAATCTCCGCTTATCAATCTTAATCTCCTATAATCTCGAATaggctaattttggggcgttacacattCCTAGTaattttgtgaagtttgatgtcCCGTAATTCGTTcatccgcttcttcttgctacttttcttacaatccttgcatctcacaaaaacaataaGTAGcacgcataaaatccactcaatgcatcacaaaagtcaagccAAATCATatgtaaattaagtgcataaattgcacttatcaaattacCTTGCACATATTCAGCTTTGGTAGATTACTAGATTCACCGATGCAATCATTTTTGCTGAACCCTCGATCACTCTTGTCTCCTGAGGATTTTTTCAAATCTTGAATTTCGGTAAGCCAGCTTGAAGACTTGTTCCATGATCTTACCATTCACTTTTGATTTTCAGCTTTAAGCTTCAATAAATTTGTCTTCACTTGCTCATTCTCAATTCTCTGCTTGGCGAAAGAGAGCTGAGGAGAGGGACAGTGATCTGTATTCAGTTGCAGATGGGATTGTGAAGTTCAGGGGTCACTTTTGGGTACCCGCAGGAGATTCTCCAtgagttactatcatggcagaggcacgTACATCACCGTACTCTATCCACCCAGGCAGTACAAAGATGTATCGGGACCTTCAGCAGTGGTATTGGTGGCCGGGCATGAAGCGTGATATCGCTCGATTTGTGTCAGAGTGCCTGACATACCAGCAGGTCAAAGCGGAACTTCAGAGACCATTGCTTAAGCCACTCCCTATTCtcgagtggaaatgggagaatattatcATGGGTTTTTTTGTTGGATTGCCAAGGATGGTGAGAGGTtcgaatgctatttgggttattgttgaccgtctcactaagtcggcgcACTTTTTTCCGATGAGGACGACCTTCACTATGACTCAGTATGCGAAGTTGTATATCCGagagatagtcagactacatggtatccctgtttccatagtgtctgataaagatccgcggtttactttgtctttttggaagagtcttcatgcAGCCATGGGTACGGATCTTTTGTTTATTACCGCCTTTCACCCGCAGATGGATGGACAGTCCGAAAATGTGATCCAGATTCtagaggatcttttgagagccTACGTTATTGACTTTCATGATAATTGGGAGTCGAGTTTACCATTGGTGAAATTTGCATaaaacaacagctatcagaccacCGTTGGTATGGCGCCCTACGAGGCACTCTATGGGAGACCATGTACATCACCGGTTTTATGGACCGAGATTGATGAGAAGTCGGATTTGGGACCCGAGATTGTTCAACAGACTGCCGaagttgtagccaagatccgtgataggatgaggactgcacaAAGCAGGTAGAAGAGTTACGCTGATCataggaggagagacttggagttctcggtgggaGACCATGTGTTTGTCCGAGTAGCTCCTATGAAGGGCGTAATGAGATTCGAGAAGAAAGGGAAATTGGCACCGAGGTTTATAGGACCCTTCGAGATATTGGACAGATTAGGGGCATTCGCTTATAGGGTGGCCTTGCCACCTAACCTTGATGGAGTCCATAATTTCTATCACTTTTcaatgttgaggaagtatatctCGAATCCGTCCCATGTGCTTAGCATGGAACCTATACAGTTATCCCCTCGCATgacgtatgaggagaggcccatTCGGATTCTGGATATACAGGAGAGGAGACTCCATAAAAATTCGATTCCAATGGTCAAagtgagatggcagaaccattcagatgaagaggccacttgggaagcagagGCGGATATCAGGACTCGCTATCCAGAGTTCTTTagtaagtcttgaatttcgaggatgaaattccATATTAGGGAGGGATGAACtgtgacgcctagaatttcctaattttgagttttatgcCTAAatctgttttaaatttttataattttaattttcggtAATTAATCacctaaaaatcaaattttcccGCGCGCTAGAACTTATTTctaaattcttgcaaaaatttgcaatttttaattttcggactagtaaaacccaatttaaaattttaaaatttgaattttcaagcttgttctttatttatttagtgCAATATAATTAATAGTCATAAGTTGCTAAGTTGGAGTAGCACcttttaaaagtgtgtagcacTTTTCCCTATCACCTACACACTCAATTTTAATGCATAACCCTAACCACTAAAATAACACACACACTCACTCTTAACACACACTCACATTCACGACATTTCTCCCCCCTTTCTCTCAGGCTCTTGCAGCTGCCGACCTCACCTTCTCCTCCATATCTCACCGCCtactcttttctttttcttcttttctccggCGAGGCATCTCCTAGGCGAGTTGTTCGCTGCTGCAGCTACTTCCTTGAGCTCGGTTCCCAGCTCGAGCAGTTCCAGTTTCTTCCCTTCCATCGGCCGCAGCAACTCCCACTTCTCtcattgttttattttcttagcTAGGCAAGAATATGGATTCATTTTCTCACCTTGTAGATTATATATGTCGTGTGATTGATTGGTATCCATGCATTACATGTTttcgaataaaataaaaatggtgCCCTGTTTTTGCCAGATTTCGGCCATGAAgttattttctttgtttgtgTTTAAGAAATTGTCCGATTATGCTTATTATTGAGTATTAAAATGAGTATGAATTTGAAATGGTGATTGTAATGATGCCTTGAGTTTTTGAAAATCCCAGCTTTTTGCTTAGCATGTTGAAGTCGAAATTCCATGTTGTTATGTGGGATGCTTGGATGGTGAATAGAGGATACCATGGGTGAgaatgtagctcacatggtagtgttTAGAATGGCTTGAGTTTAGTTTGTTAGATGGGGGTAAGAATCATTCGAATTTGAGGACGCTTGGGATTGGTTTTGGAGTGCTGAAGGGGCTGCCATTTATTAATAAGGTTGAGCTTGTTTGGGGTGAGTCTTAATGAGTTTTGGATGAGCCTACGTGTTGGTCTTGATCCAAGGATAGTAGCTTGGAACTCAGGAGACAAATAAATAAGTTTTGATTGAGCATGGTAGATAGGCATGAGCAGATTTGTGGGCTGTGTTGGGGCTGCCCGGAAACGAGTAATTTAAATAGggttaaaatcaaaatttggaTAAGGACTCAGGTCGGAAATTAGGACAAGATGTTAGGAATATGTTGGTGAATGCGaaaattaattcggttaagttttgatTGGGTTATAAGCATTTTAAGGAATAGGTGCAGAATTCTAGGCTCATAGGCTTACTGTCcggaatttgaaaattttagctTGGTCTAGCCATGATGGTTGCATTGAGAATGACTCCTATATTTAGTTCTAAGTGTGAGGGATTAGTGGATTGAAGCGAAATCTTTTTTGaataagaattgagtgagttataaGTTTTACGGGCGAACAGCTCGGATTGTCCTAAGCGCAAATTTATGGTTTAGATTCCTACCCTTGGTGcgttccctaaatcaccatcccggtcattTATGCTTGAGTCTCTTGCGTGATTATTGAGTAAATATCTATGAGCACATTATATTTGCATATGCATGCTATGTCCCTATcttaagaatgaaagaaaatatttttatgaacgaagtgagatgattgtgactatagtaaagtatgggtttggacgggctgggagacgttctggcttcccttaccaaatttatgggttttgaCGAGCTGGGAGATATCCAGGCTTCCCTTACCACCTACAGGGCAAGATGGGttgggagatatcctgacttccttgcgatatagtatactgcagccatgatctAAAGATCAAAAATATAgagtcacaatccaaggatctaagttcaataAATTATATGACTATGTTTTAGTACAGTTTATGTAGTACTTGTTATTCaccccatattcttgttgagtctttaggctcactacatgtGGGgatctcgggtgctaatctcatcttaggacaactaatgattaattaaacaattaatcaaacaattaaaggataataaatcaagagccgaatatttttttttttaaattcagagcctcgctcgatcgggcaaaatcaaccgatcgagcgagcaataaaATCATGCTCTCGGTCTGCacataatttggcctcgctcgatcggtcaaatcttaccgatcgagcgagcccaaaatgctcaactctctattttaaaatttaagttcctcgctcgatcggtagagttcacccgatcgagcgggctcctctGCTTCAGAAATCTGCAGAattcattttgctgtcaaacatTGGTACAAGGTATGaatcatcatcaaaatcaattccaagCATGTTATCAAATCCGAAAACATGCACATACACTTGTAACCAGCCTCAAGTATTAATTCATGAATTTTGTACATCAAACTAGTAGCTCATAAAGGTAAATAAAAACCAACTATACAACCTTTCAAAAGTGAATTCAAATTCTAAACTTCTTCGAATTAGTTTGAGGTATTCTACAGCATAGTTTcaacttaaaacccgagtcctcacgtgctaaatctcgctcccaagctgtcaatgtcatctcagaccagctcctaccccatctgttgtgatgcacacatacaaaacaaaacaacagccggataaactccggtgagaaatcattctcagtataatcgacatataaatgcgttaaataaattcatatctactctaaacatatcaactcaagaatagagtaaaaataacgcatatattgactcaaatttcaaatcaagacttcaatttatatagcacgcttatctcaagaatttattcttatcacttcattgccatcaagattcgtaaccgatcttgacatggatatccatctattgtagccattctgggctagaaaataaggttaactgcaaccttggcatagaatcaattcaatatacaatcatatcaaaagcaataaagatccaatacctgtgatggatcgacaataacataagttctacctcaaaaacaagtatttaaacaagtatgtgatttgttcgagataactcaagaatcatcattctcgagtatcgaatccctgactctcgatgtcatcttatacctttcattctcgattttgtcatgttccacatctggataggaagtacaacaactcatagcaaatctgctcattcaaataacattcaatcttcaatcaaattcacttcaatcttgatcacttcttcttcggtttcaagttgaggttcttgagttaatagtctcctattaaactctgaaacatagcatcaaaacatgcatatcaaacttcattctattcaatcatttcagaat comes from the Henckelia pumila isolate YLH828 chromosome 1, ASM3356847v2, whole genome shotgun sequence genome and includes:
- the LOC140862563 gene encoding uncharacterized protein, coding for MRFEKKGKLAPRFIGPFEILDRLGAFAYRVALPPNLDGVHNFYHFSMLRKYISNPSHVLSMEPIQLSPRMTYEERPIRILDIQERRLHKNSIPMVKVRWQNHSDEEATWEAEADIRTRYPEFFSKS